The Aeromonas veronii genome includes the window ACCCCGAACTGAATGCGTTTGCGGCGAACCGTCTCCGTTTTGAGGGGAGGGCGCTGACCCGGTGGTTTGAGCGCAACAAGATCCCCCGCAACGTGTGGCAGTTCCTGACGTTCGTTGGTCAGTTTGAGAGCAACCCGGACAATGCGGGCATGACGTTCTGCGAGTGGGCATGGCGTGACCTGTTCTCTGACATGTTCCAGGCACTGGGGGCAACCAAGGTTTCCCTGACTCAAAACAGCCGGGTGCAGGAGCAGCTTCGCAAGCATTACGGCCGCTGCAAGGTGATCAACAACCCTGACGGCACCACTGCCGAAAAGTGGAGCTATGCCCGTGCGGATCGCTTGATGTTGTTCTATCGCAGTCTGGCAACAGACGGGTGGGATAAGACCAAGCGCCTGACCGCTTCCAGCACCTTCTATGATGCCGTGAACTGCTTGATGGCCATCGGTCTGACCAAGGCCCAGCTTCAGAACCTGAAGAAGCGCCAGACCCTCAAGCTCTTGCACCTGATCAAGATAGATTTCGCTAACCAGCGTCCCGCCAATTACGTCGAGCCAGTCGGCACCGTGCTTGATAAGCAGGGCGACCTGTTGAGCATTGGCGATAAGTTTGGCCGTGGCTTCGTCCAGTCGTTCGGCCAGTCCCGCGAGCAGCTTATTGCCCGTGCTGTTGGATCCTATGTGGATCTTGCCGCTGCTGAGGCATCCGTCCAGCACCTCATTGCAGGCCGACCGCTGCGTGTCAGTGAGGGCTTTGACCTGCATCTTGCTGTCTTTGATGACGGTTCGTTCGAGCTGGTTCGTGGCGATGTTATTGAGTACCACGAGAACTACAAGATCCCGCTTCCAGAGCAACCCAAATATGGCACCGAGCAGGAGCTGCGGGACGACTTCGCCGCTTATCTGGGCACGAAGGCCGCGCCTGAATTTGATGCCCGGTCATATGCGGAAGCTGAGCACGGTAAGCAATCTCGCATCCTCGATTACCTGCGGGCCGAGCTGGCCGACGCCGAACAAGACCCGGAAATGATCGCCAAGGCGGTCAAGCTCCGCGAACGAATCACCCACACCAAGCGGCGGTTAGACCGTCTCTGGTATTGGGCCAATCAGGTCACTGACTCCCGTGGCCGCAACATCAAACAAGGGGAAATTGCATGTCAGGTATGAAGCAAACCGTGAACTTCGTGAACGTTCGCTATGGCCAGATGGATGAGAGCGACGGCGGCAACGTCTGGGCTCATATCCACGTTATCGAGGACACCATAGACGTTCGTGACGGGTTCGCCGGGTGTGACTTGGGTAAAATCACCCTCGACACCTCCGACGGTAACAAGCTGGCCAAGTCCATCCATGCCGCCGTTCGCTCGGGTGAGCTTGTTCCAGGTAACGCTGAATTTGAGTTCCAACTCTCGTTCAGCCTCAAAGGCTCTAAGCCGACCGTGGTGGGCTTCGTGCCTAACGGTAAGAAACTCCCCCTTGCTGAGGCCATCAAACAGGCCAGTGAAGGCGGGAAGCTGAACACTGAGGGGAATAAGGATAAGTTCTAATGCTTCGCCCTTGTTTCTTCGTGGGGGCTGGTTCGGATGCTGTCTATATCAGGAATCTCGAAACCTGCCCCGATATAGGGCCCCAAGGTGAAACTGTTTTTACGGCTTTAACTCAAGCCGAATATAAAAACGCTGCCTCTTTAAATGAACTATTCGGCTTTGACGCTGAAATATTTTCAATGTTTTTGATGTATTACGTCCTGCTCTTTGTATCAGGATATTTCGCTGGCCTTATAGCTAGAAAGCTTGGCCGTTAATAACAAAAGGGAAGTAAAACCATGAAGAAGATTGTTGAGTTGTTCCAGGCTGGTCTGAAAAGTGCTGCTGTTCGTAAAGTGGCTGTTCCTGCGGTTGTTGCCGTTCCTGCGTTGTCGGTATCCACTGGGGCACATGCTGGCTATGAAGAGATCAAGGCCGCTATCACCGCGGCCGTCAGCAATGGCTCTTTGAGCTATGAGCTGGTTATTACCGGTGTTATCTCTGCGGCGGCGTTCGGCTTCTGCGTGGGTATGGTCGTTTCCTGGCTGCGTAAGTAATGTTAGTCGCGGCTATCATGGCCTCCACGGGTGCGTTCGTATTTGGTTCGGCCTTCTTCTCTGGAGTGTTCACATCGTAATTAGGGGGCTTCGGCCCCCTTCGAGATCTGGTGGTGTCATGCGTCATTTCTTTCCCCTTCTGTTCATTCCCTCGCTTTCATATGCGGCCTGTGCCCCCGGCGTTAACTATGGCTCTCTCGATTTAACGTCTCCCAGCCCTGTCTGTATTGCTTATTCTGGCTCCACACTTGGGGGATGTACTGCTTATTGCGGCGGTGGGGCAGGTTCATCTGTTTGCGTTGAATTGCCTGCAGCCACACCACCTAGTAAAGGCCCTTATTTCTCTGACGGTACGGAATGTGAATTAGGCGGCGGTGGTGATAATGGCGGTGGTGATAATGGCGGTGGTGATAATGGCGGTGGTGATAACGGCGGTGGTGATAACGGTGGTTTTCCGTCTTGGCTTCCACCAACGAACCCTATTCAAGTTGGTGGAGCTTATCAGGATGCAACAACCGCAGCCTTGAGGCATGTTAATGATACTTTGCGGGGAGGAATGCTAAA containing:
- a CDS encoding phage/plasmid replication protein, II/X family, which codes for MYDFWEIHIPFADRWCTTQRVGAGSADIVGMVDLEECGRRGLSLGSRRVDFAIDREGTIHDLYHPWESLPSSFTDIAVKLHQAHLKRSWPCIALKASPAKLLQGHNVYGPDNAAAGILELLAAFARSLPRVAEMLDWGHAHIRRVDVTNSIQLPDAETLANCLSAIGNLSHRHMRAAKEADYESTIYFNKRSQDQKDAGRTKVLVVYAKHNEMQHQLEQLRRAKRTEKTSRYDAVIRSLENPELNAFAANRLRFEGRALTRWFERNKIPRNVWQFLTFVGQFESNPDNAGMTFCEWAWRDLFSDMFQALGATKVSLTQNSRVQEQLRKHYGRCKVINNPDGTTAEKWSYARADRLMLFYRSLATDGWDKTKRLTASSTFYDAVNCLMAIGLTKAQLQNLKKRQTLKLLHLIKIDFANQRPANYVEPVGTVLDKQGDLLSIGDKFGRGFVQSFGQSREQLIARAVGSYVDLAAAEASVQHLIAGRPLRVSEGFDLHLAVFDDGSFELVRGDVIEYHENYKIPLPEQPKYGTEQELRDDFAAYLGTKAAPEFDARSYAEAEHGKQSRILDYLRAELADAEQDPEMIAKAVKLRERITHTKRRLDRLWYWANQVTDSRGRNIKQGEIACQV